One stretch of Punica granatum isolate Tunisia-2019 chromosome 5, ASM765513v2, whole genome shotgun sequence DNA includes these proteins:
- the LOC116208503 gene encoding uncharacterized protein LOC116208503, whose amino-acid sequence MVGLLIRGIRTCLLVDFLDYPIRIRNKYGIRGQQAILSEIKKEAEGTLRLLWKKIDPKDLKPGDHIYSHKRYGFYSHHGIYVGDGFVIHFTRTETKNSVLRLPKAEKSVHPPPCPKCRYDERIDLGVVRTCVDCFRRGKEKLHSIRYFVYGAPRVGLLLKKSGTCTTLESSRTADDVVWEAYELFWKQGFGEYNLRSNNCEHFATFCRTGKRECTQMSFYNDLEEWFKSLIS is encoded by the exons ATGGTCGGACTTTTGATTCGGGGAATCCGGACCTGTCTTCTTGTGGATTTTTTGGATTATCCCATCCGAATCAGAAACAAATATGGGATTCGAGGTCAACAAG CAATCCTGAGCGAGATCAAGAAGGAAGCCGAGGGAACATTGAGGCTACTCTGGAAGAAGATCGACCCAAAGGATCTGAAACCCGGCGACCACATTTACTCTCACAAGAGATACGGTTTCTACAGCCATCACG GAATATATGTCGGGGATGGGTTCGTGATTCACTTTACTCGGACAGAGACCAAGAACAGCGTCCTCCGGCTGCCCAAGGCCGAGAAGTCTGTGCACCCGCCTCCCTGCCCGAAATGCCGATACGACGAACGCATAGATCTAG GTGTCGTCAGGACATGCGTCGACTGCTTCCGTCGCGGCAAGGAGAAGCTCCACTCCATAAGGTACTTTGTGTACGGCGCGCCCCGAGTGGGGCTACTGCTGAAGAAATCGGGAACCTGCACGACGCTTGAGTCCAGCAGGACCGCCGATGATGTTGTTTGGGAAGCTTACGAGCTTTTCTGGAAACAGGGATTTGGCGAGTACAACCTCCGCTCGAACAACTGTGAACATTTCGCAACCTTCTGTCGGACCGGAAAGAGAGAGTGCACGCAAATGTCGTTCTACAATGATCTGGAAGAGTGGTTCAAGAGCCTGATTTCGTGA
- the LOC116208938 gene encoding uncharacterized protein LOC116208938 — MATVTTTTTTTTITASQATKLVCFSFAAYARTLIDHLKSAGVPVLEGLTDPEFTSLESILFLSFPPDLRSILQEGVPVGPGFPDWRSTSPQQLQILSNLPRLTLLKLVSKNDFWCPSWGERPETAATAVAAAERLVEKAPPLVPVYRYCYVASRPSVAGNPIFYINGGDIRVLSFDLAGFFRDMEFTQKGAVRTRAGPKIDSPAWAATAPRKIEFWSEAVEAARLAMRGWWGGGGKLGPLLDEVFWRLRDGGWRLEEVKEMMIMDGRDGGKKASGPRSVVRDMDGVVRHVKALSRELLRAGWSREDVVDSLGILPPDENINNQGNRPTNKEDSCLNYQQPKDSDADGDGDGAHKANDGGDGNGRRWTDGNAKELNHMQSLQVLLPKARPPRHHGNRSLA, encoded by the coding sequence ATGGCGACTGTTACGACGACGACAACAACCACCACCATCACCGCGAGCCAGGCGACGAAGCTGGTCTGCTTCTCCTTCGCAGCTTACGCCAGGACCCTAATCGACCACCTCAAGTCAGCTGGCGTCCCGGTCCTCGAGGGCCTCACCGACCCCGAGTTCACCTCTCTCGAGTccatcctcttcctctccttcCCGCCGGACCTCCGCTCGATCCTCCAGGAGGGCGTCCCCGTCGGCCCGGGCTTCCCAGATTGGCGGTCCACCTCGCCCCAGCAGCTCCAGATCCTCTCCAACCTCCCCCGCCTCACCCTTCTCAAACTGGTCTCCAAGAACGACTTCTGGTGCCCCTCCTGGGGGGAGAGGCCCGAAACGGCTGCTACGGCCGTGGCAGCAGCAGAGCGGCTGGTGGAGAAGGCCCCCCCGCTCGTTCCCGTCTATCGGTATTGTTATGTCGCCTCAAGGCCGAGCGTGGCAGGGAATCCTATTTTTTACATTAATGGCGGGGACATTCGAGTCCTGAGCTTTGACCTGGCCGGGTTTTTCCGGGACATGGAGTTTACGCAGAAGGGGGCCGTGCGGACTCGGGCGGGCCCAAAGATCGACTCGCCCGCTTGGGCTGCCACAGCCCCGAGAAAGATTGAGTTCTGGAGCGAGGCGGTCGAGGCAGCGCGCTTGGCCATGCGCGGCTGGTGGGGCGGAGGCGGGAAGCTTGGGCCGCTCCTGGACGAGGTGTTCTGGAGGCTGAGGGATGGAGGGTGGCGATTGGAGGAGGTGAAGGAGATGATGATAATGGACGGCCGTGATGGGGGGAAGAAGGCCAGTGGGCCCCGCAGTGTGGTGAGGGACATGGACGGCGTGGTTCGGCATGTGAAGGCGCTGTCGAGGGAGCTGTTGCGTGCGGGATGGAGCAGGGAAGATGTGGTGGACTCGCTCGGGATCCTGCCCCCCGATGAGAACATTAACAATCAGGGCAATCGCCCCACTAATAAAGAGGACTCATGCCTCAACTATCAGCAACCAAAGGACAGTGATGCCGATGGGGATGGTGACGGTGCACATAAAGCTAATGACGGTGGTGATGGCAATGGTCGCCGATGGACCGATGGAAATGCCAAGGAACTAAATCATATGCAATCGCTCCAAGTTTTGTTGCCCAAGGCCCGGCCACCACGTCACCACGGCAATAGATCGTTAGCTTGA
- the LOC116208502 gene encoding probable serine/threonine-protein kinase PIX13 isoform X1 — MGICWGAPHYPTPSFTGYLRPGHESLVYSSSTSSSYDEETRSLGGISVESVPNREIVPTHDVRVFTLAELQEVTRNFWPDSLLGGGGFGRVFKGYLSGEGSSHGRGRIPIAVKKCHPESVQVVTEWKSEVTFLGSLSRPNIVRLLGYCSEEENRLLIYEYMSKDTLKNHLFRRGAREPLSWILRLKIAIGAAKGLAYLHQLEDQIICRDFKPSNILPDRDFNAKISDFGLATRVPADDRKHVSKQVLGTYGYTAPEYIAAGHLYAKSNVYSFGVVLLEILTGKQPHDHSQPSGKHFVVEWVRPYVSRRKLARVVDPQLEGRYPLKAALKLAQLAFHCLQMDPESRPSMDEVLRKLEKIATYKPIPGIVGPSSHNRSTRQG, encoded by the exons ATGGGAATTTGCTGGGGCGCGCCTCATTATCCGACCCCTAGCTTCACTGGATATCTCAGACCTG GACATGAATCACTCGTGTATAGCAGCAGCACGTCATCTTCCTACGATGAGGAAACAAGGAGCTTGGGAGGAATATCTGTTGAAAGTGTGCCTAACAGGGAGATCGTGCCCACTCACGATGTTAGGGTCTTCACCTTGGCTGAACTGCAGGAAGTCACTAGAAACTTTTGGCCCGATTCGCTCCTCGGAGGAGGAGGGTTCGGCAGAGTCTTCAAAGGCTACCTCAGTGGGGAGGGGTCCTCCCATGGCCGAGGCAGGATCCCAATTGCCGTCAAAAAATGTCACCCGGAGAGTGTGCAGGTAGTTACAGAATGGAAG TCAGAGGTTACTTTTCTAGGCAGCTTATCCCGCCCTAACATTGTCAGACTGCTGGGTTATTGTTCGGAGGAGGAAAATCGACTCCTCATCTATGAGTACATGTCAAAGGATACCCTGAAAAATCACCTATTTCGAA GAGGTGCTAGAGAACCACTTTCCTGGATCTTACGACTTAAGATTGCAATTGGAGCAGCCAAAGGCCTGGCATACTTACATCAGTTAGAAGACCAAATTATTTGCAGGGACTTCAAGCCATCAAATATATTGCCAGACAGG GATTTCAACGCCAAAATATCAGACTTCGGCTTGGCCACAAGGGTTCCTGCTGATGACAGAAAACACGTTTCTAAACAGGTCCTTGGAACATATGGCTATACTGCCCCTGAGTACATAGCTGCTG GGCATTTGTATGCAAAGAGCAATGTGTACAGTTTTGGGGTTGTGCTGCTTGAAATACTGACAGGAAAACAGCCACACGATCATAGTCAGCCGTCTGGGAAGCACTTTGTCGTGGAGTGGGTCCGCCCATATGTATCGAGAAGGAAATTGGCAAGAGTGGTTGATCCGCAGTTGGAAGGTAGGTATCCTCTAAAGGCCGCTCTCAAATTGGCTCAGCTTGCTTTCCACTGTCTCCAGATGGATCCCGAGAGCCGGCCTTCCATGGACGAAGTCTTAAGGAAACTTGAAAAAATCGCTACTTATAAACCGATTCCTGGCATTGTCGGACCTTCCTCTCACAACAGGTCGACAAGACAAGGTTAG
- the LOC116208504 gene encoding lecithin retinol acyltransferase-like, which yields MATIPSEIKKQAEGTLGLLWKKIDPKDLKPGDHIYSHKRYGSYSHHGIYVGDELVIHFTRTETKNSILWQPKAEKSAHRPPCPKCGYDERIRLGVVKTCLDCFRRGKEKLHSIRYFAYGVPQEVLLLKKSGTCTTLVSGRTADEVVREADKLFRKQGFDEYDLRRNNCEHFATFCRTGKKQCMQMRFYNDLEERVKRRIS from the exons ATGGCAACAATCCCGAGCGAGATCAAGAAGCAAGCTGAGGGAACATTGGGGCTGCTCTGGAAGAAGATCGACCCAAAGGATCTGAAACCCGGCGACCACATTTACTCTCACAAGCGATACGGTTCCTACAGCCATCACG GAATATATGTCGGGGATGAGCTCGTGATTCACTTTACCCGGACGGAGACCAAGAACAGCATCCTCTGGCAGCCCAAGGCCGAGAAGTCTGCGCACCGGCCTCCCTGCCCAAAATGCGGATACGACGAACGCATACGCCTAG GTGTCGTCAAGACATGCCTAGACTGCTTCCGTCGCGGCAAGGAGAAGCTCCACTCCATAAGGTACTTTGCGTACGGCGTGCCCCAAGAGGTGCTACTGCTGAAGAAATCGGGAACCTGCACGACGCTTGTGTCCGGCAGGACCGCCGATGAGGTTGTTCGGGAAGCTGACAAGCTTTTCCGGAAACAGGGATTCGACGAGTACGACCTCCGCCGGAACAACTGTGAACATTTCGCAACCTTCTGTCGGACCGGAAAGAAACAGTGCATGCAAATGCGGTTCTACAATGATCTGGAAGAGCGGGTCAAGAGACGGATTTCGTGA
- the LOC116208502 gene encoding probable serine/threonine-protein kinase PIX13 isoform X2, with product MGICWGAPHYPTPSFTGYLRPGHESLVYSSSTSSSYDEETRSLGGISVESVPNREIVPTHDVRVFTLAELQEVTRNFWPDSLLGGGGFGRVFKGYLSGEGSSHGRGRIPIAVKKCHPESVQSEVTFLGSLSRPNIVRLLGYCSEEENRLLIYEYMSKDTLKNHLFRRGAREPLSWILRLKIAIGAAKGLAYLHQLEDQIICRDFKPSNILPDRDFNAKISDFGLATRVPADDRKHVSKQVLGTYGYTAPEYIAAGHLYAKSNVYSFGVVLLEILTGKQPHDHSQPSGKHFVVEWVRPYVSRRKLARVVDPQLEGRYPLKAALKLAQLAFHCLQMDPESRPSMDEVLRKLEKIATYKPIPGIVGPSSHNRSTRQG from the exons ATGGGAATTTGCTGGGGCGCGCCTCATTATCCGACCCCTAGCTTCACTGGATATCTCAGACCTG GACATGAATCACTCGTGTATAGCAGCAGCACGTCATCTTCCTACGATGAGGAAACAAGGAGCTTGGGAGGAATATCTGTTGAAAGTGTGCCTAACAGGGAGATCGTGCCCACTCACGATGTTAGGGTCTTCACCTTGGCTGAACTGCAGGAAGTCACTAGAAACTTTTGGCCCGATTCGCTCCTCGGAGGAGGAGGGTTCGGCAGAGTCTTCAAAGGCTACCTCAGTGGGGAGGGGTCCTCCCATGGCCGAGGCAGGATCCCAATTGCCGTCAAAAAATGTCACCCGGAGAGTGTGCAG TCAGAGGTTACTTTTCTAGGCAGCTTATCCCGCCCTAACATTGTCAGACTGCTGGGTTATTGTTCGGAGGAGGAAAATCGACTCCTCATCTATGAGTACATGTCAAAGGATACCCTGAAAAATCACCTATTTCGAA GAGGTGCTAGAGAACCACTTTCCTGGATCTTACGACTTAAGATTGCAATTGGAGCAGCCAAAGGCCTGGCATACTTACATCAGTTAGAAGACCAAATTATTTGCAGGGACTTCAAGCCATCAAATATATTGCCAGACAGG GATTTCAACGCCAAAATATCAGACTTCGGCTTGGCCACAAGGGTTCCTGCTGATGACAGAAAACACGTTTCTAAACAGGTCCTTGGAACATATGGCTATACTGCCCCTGAGTACATAGCTGCTG GGCATTTGTATGCAAAGAGCAATGTGTACAGTTTTGGGGTTGTGCTGCTTGAAATACTGACAGGAAAACAGCCACACGATCATAGTCAGCCGTCTGGGAAGCACTTTGTCGTGGAGTGGGTCCGCCCATATGTATCGAGAAGGAAATTGGCAAGAGTGGTTGATCCGCAGTTGGAAGGTAGGTATCCTCTAAAGGCCGCTCTCAAATTGGCTCAGCTTGCTTTCCACTGTCTCCAGATGGATCCCGAGAGCCGGCCTTCCATGGACGAAGTCTTAAGGAAACTTGAAAAAATCGCTACTTATAAACCGATTCCTGGCATTGTCGGACCTTCCTCTCACAACAGGTCGACAAGACAAGGTTAG
- the LOC116208008 gene encoding uncharacterized protein DDB_G0290685-like, which yields MFKSSPRRSQRSKGFKVKHALQICLLVGVCIWLLYQVRHSQNKKAAFDEGAKASNDVVKLGRKDLQPLEDVPVIDVRHKEGEEEEENKTEEDEQKKSEDSVETQEQDQGKSDEDPENQDDRTEAEKAREESMDDTNGEIKEEEHENHEMQEKVNMENQGTKGKEEGEESNENQGTEGKEGGEESHEKQEEESKIQEVGSSESQVDDGNDKSSDTAREENYKGDDASSAVEHESSSENVPSGEDQQGGLETSMAEGQSEQKEKNEVEENKPNGSESVENNQSKSEPNNIEGTGNPEEKPQTTIAVDTNQPASESSSDSNSDDGQKSSEEQQDSTIPVEVITKDLGSAPQNGTDVSVVTLMQNGEGNSTASKVDESTTTDVTEDQSKKTDSGSTEEQSTSGETTSTADNGDVAKSGEFQDSSGIFESVKLETRTPEETNASKEEMQKAVDSSNPNQENKVQGEVPNENADGKKEEIDSSGSSPQEKKEQSSDTGKSSEAGQSESNMNDQNSNNEENAIKMTEQVDSSRSLNERENSEQNSSIGQDNSDKNSDSHASDGGQGNADQNSSTSQASDSQENDQNSSTSQEDSSSDNNSNNVGEQQQANQVDQSIPQEVKDVRTDLGTLPESGNEGTNSKDAAAE from the coding sequence ATGTTCAAGTCTTCGCCTCGTAGAAGCCAGCGGTCGAAAGGTTTCAAGGTGAAGCATGCTCTCCAAATATGTCTTCTGGTTGGTGTCTGCATTTGGCTTCTTTACCAAGTGAGGCACTCTCAAAACAAGAAAGCAGCTTTTGATGAAGGAGCCAAAGCTAGCAATGATGTTGTGAAGTTAGGACGAAAGGACCTCCAACCACTGGAGGATGTTCCCGTCATAGATGTGAGACACAAGGAaggcgaagaagaagaagaaaacaagaCCGAAGAAGATGAGCAGAAGAAGTCTGAAGATAGTGTGGAGACTCAAGAACAGGATCAAGGCAAATCTGATGAAGATCCTGAGAATCAGGATGACAGGACAGAGGCTGAGAAGGCGAGAGAGGAAAGCATGGATGACACGAATGGAGAAATCAAGGAGGAGGAACATGAGAACCACGAGATGCAGGAGAAGGTGAACATGGAGAATCAAGGAACCAAGGGTAAAGAGGAGGGAGAAGAAAGCAATGAGAATCAAGGAACTGAGGGTAAAGAGGGGGGAGAAGAAAGCCATGAAAAGCAGGAGGAAGAGAGTAAGATTCAAGAGGTGGGCTCATCAGAGAGCCAAGTTGATGATGGGAATGACAAAAGTAGTGACACTGCGAGAGAGGAAAACTACAAGGGTGACGATGCTTCGAGTGCAGTAGAACACGAATCATCATCCGAGAATGTGCCCAGTGGGGAAGATCAACAGGGTGGATTGGAGACTTCTATGGCAGAAGGGCAGTCAGAGCAGAAGGAGAAGAATGAAGTTGAAGAGAATAAACCTAATGGCTCTGAATCTGTTGAAAATAATCAGAGCAAGTCCGAGCCCAATAATATTGAAGGAACAGGGAATCCCGAGGAGAAACCGCAAACTACTATTGCCGTGGATACGAACCAGCCAGCTTCCGAAAGTAGTTCTGATTCTAACTCTGATGATGGCCAGAAATCTAGTGAAGAGCAGCAAGACAGCACCATTCCTGTGGAAGTCATTACCAAAGATCTTGGGTCCGCACCTCAGAATGGTACAGATGTGTCAGTTGTGACTCTGATGCAAAATGGAGAAGGAAACAGTACAGCTTCTAAAGTTGATGAATCAACCACAACAGACGTTACAGAGGATCAGTCCAAGAAAACTGACTCTGGGTCGACTGAAGAACAATCAACTTCCGGTGAGACTACATCCACGGCTGATAATGGAGATGTGGCCAAGAGTGGAGAGTTCCAGGATAGCTCAGGGATCTTCGAGTCTGTTAAGTTGGAGACACGGACTCCTGAGGAAACTAATGCATCTAAGGAGGAGATGCAGAAGGCCGTGGATTCTTCTAATCCAAACCAGGAAAATAAGGTTCAAGGCGAAGTGCCCAACGAGAATGCTGATGGTAAAAAGGAAGAGATCGATTCTTCAGGCTCATCTCCTCAGGAGAAGAAGGAGCAGTCCTCAGACACTGGAAAGAGTTCTGAGGCGGGTCAGAGTGAGAGCAATATGAATGATCAGAACAGCAACAATGAAGAGAATGCAATAAAGATGACCGAGCAAGTTGATTCCTCGCGCTCATTGAATGAGCGGGAGAACTCTGAGCAGAACTCATCGATTGGTCAAGATAACTCAGATAAGAACTCAGATTCCCATGCTTCAGATGGTGGTCAAGGTAATGCTGATCAGAATTCCTCAACTTCCCAAGCTTCTGACAGTCAAGAGAACGATCAGAATTCCTCAACTTCCCAAGAGGACTCAAGCTCAGATAATAACAGCAACAATGTAGGAGAGCAGCAACAGGCCAATCAAGTGGACCAGTCGATCCCTCAAGAAGTGAAGGATGTTCGGACGGATCTTGGGACCTTGCCTGAGTCTGGGAACGAAGGCACAAACAGTAAAGATGCAGCTGCCGAGTAA
- the LOC116209394 gene encoding probable serine/threonine-protein kinase PIX13 isoform X2 → MGICWGAPHFPAPSFTGYLRPGHKSLVYSGTSSSYDEETRSLGGISVESVPNGEIVPTPDVRVFTLAELQKSLETLGPIRSSEEEALAESSKATSVGRGPPMAEAGYQLPSKNVTRKSVRGFREWMSEVTFLGRLSHPNIVRLLGYCSEEENRLLIYEYMPKGTLKITCFEVP, encoded by the exons ATGGGAATTTGCTGGGGCGCCCCTCATTTTCCGGCCCCTAGCTTCACTGGATATCTCAGACCGG GACATAAATCACTCGTGTATAGCGGCACATCATCTTCCTATGATGAGGAAACAAGGAGCTTGGGAGGAATATCCGTTGAAAGTGTGCCTAACGGGGAGATCGTGCCCACTCCCGATGTTAGGGTCTTCACCTTGGCTGAACTGCAGAAGTCACTAGAAACTCTTGGTCCTATTCGCTCCTCGGAGGAGGAGGCTCTGGCAGAGTCTTCAAAGGCCACCTCAGTGGGGAGGGGTCCTCCCATGGCCGAGGCAGGATACCAATTGCCGTCAAAAAATGTAACCCGAAAGAGTGTGCGGGGATTTAGAGAATGGATG TCAGAGGTTACTTTTCTAGGCAGGTTATCCCATCCTAACATTGTCAGGCTGCTGGGGTATTGTTCCGAGGAGGAAAATCGACTCCTCATCTATGAGTACATGCCAAAGGGTACCCTGAAAATCACCTGTTTCGAA GTCCCTTAA
- the LOC116209394 gene encoding probable serine/threonine-protein kinase PIX13 isoform X1, translated as MGICWGAPHFPAPSFTGYLRPGHKSLVYSGTSSSYDEETRSLGGISVESVPNGEIVPTPDVRVFTLAELQKSLETLGPIRSSEEEALAESSKATSVGRGPPMAEAGYQLPSKNVTRKSVRGFREWMSEVTFLGRLSHPNIVRLLGYCSEEENRLLIYEYMPKGTLKITCFEEVTTFLDLKA; from the exons ATGGGAATTTGCTGGGGCGCCCCTCATTTTCCGGCCCCTAGCTTCACTGGATATCTCAGACCGG GACATAAATCACTCGTGTATAGCGGCACATCATCTTCCTATGATGAGGAAACAAGGAGCTTGGGAGGAATATCCGTTGAAAGTGTGCCTAACGGGGAGATCGTGCCCACTCCCGATGTTAGGGTCTTCACCTTGGCTGAACTGCAGAAGTCACTAGAAACTCTTGGTCCTATTCGCTCCTCGGAGGAGGAGGCTCTGGCAGAGTCTTCAAAGGCCACCTCAGTGGGGAGGGGTCCTCCCATGGCCGAGGCAGGATACCAATTGCCGTCAAAAAATGTAACCCGAAAGAGTGTGCGGGGATTTAGAGAATGGATG TCAGAGGTTACTTTTCTAGGCAGGTTATCCCATCCTAACATTGTCAGGCTGCTGGGGTATTGTTCCGAGGAGGAAAATCGACTCCTCATCTATGAGTACATGCCAAAGGGTACCCTGAAAATCACCTGTTTCGAA GAGGTAACCACTTTCCTGGATCTTAAGGCTTAA